A stretch of the Capsicum annuum cultivar UCD-10X-F1 chromosome 10, UCD10Xv1.1, whole genome shotgun sequence genome encodes the following:
- the LOC107844566 gene encoding fasciclin-like arabinogalactan protein 11, with protein MDYNLASPFLVLILFLLQFTCILAQAPAMAPMPPTQSSAPASLPLAQSSAPASPPPTISSPPAPILSPIVVSAPAPGPSGPPNVIKILGKAGSCSTFIKLLQITHEVGEITSYLNKSNSLTMFVPPDGAFLNLKTGTLNSFSDQRKADLVKFHILPSYFSLSQFQTASNPVPTQAGGTTNREFPINITTNGTAVNITTGIVNASLTSTIYTDNQLAIYQVDKVLLPLKFFVPPLPPAPAPEPSKPQKDDPSSDSSSVNVVPSGATSLLPHMFRGMVYPGSFFFFSVFSVYMS; from the coding sequence atggattaCAACTTAGCGTCACCTTTTCTTGTCTTGATCCTCTTCTTGCTCCAATTCACTTGCATTTTGGCTCAAGCACCTGCTATGGCTCCAATGCCACCAACTCAATCTTCGGCTCCGGCTTCACTTCCCCTGGCTCAATCTTCTGCTCCGGCTTCACCACCACCAACTATTTCTTCTCCTCCGGCACCAATATTGTCCCCAATTGTAGTTTCTGCTCCGGCTCCAGGACCATCTGGTCCGCCAAACGTGATAAAAATCCTTGGGAAAGCTGGATCATGTTCGACGTTCATCAAGTTGTTACAAATCACTCATGAAGTTGGTGAAATCACTTCATATCTAAACAAATCCAACAGCTTAACCATGTTTGTTCCACCAGATGGTGCTTTCTTGAACCTGAAAACTGGCACCCTCAACTCTTTCAGCGATCAGCGGAAAGCTGACTTGGTTAAATTCCATATCCTCCCCTCATATTTCTCCCTGTCGCAGTTCCAAACGGCTAGCAACCCTGTACCAACACAAGCTGGAGGAACCACTAATCGTGAATTCCCCATCAACATAACCACAAATGGGACAGCAGTGAACATAACAACCGGAATTGTGAATGCAAGTCTGACCAGTACAATTTACACTGACAATCAATTAGCTATTTACCAAGTGGATAAAGTACTGCTTCCTTTGAAATTCTTTGTCCCACCATTACCACCAGCACCTGCTCCAGAGCCATCAAAGCCACAGAAGGATGATCCTTCCTCGGATTCTTCCTCCGTTAATGTTGTTCCATCTGGTGCCACTTCTCTTCTTCCCCACATGTTCCGGGGAATGGTCTATCCTggctcctttttcttcttctctgtttTCTCTGTGTATATGAGCTAA